Proteins from a single region of Runella sp. SP2:
- a CDS encoding arginine decarboxylase gives MKSTYTNLIEQTFEFPTLEFNVQNDELSFNNVPLMDIIRQYGTPLKLTYLPKIGEHIGNAKQFFKNAFKRFNYKGSYTYCYCTKSSHFSFVLEEALQHNIHLETSSAFDIPIVRNLYNTGKIAKSTYIICNGYKLPNYQKAITELINEGFNVMPVLDNLREIDYYSKHVTAESVNFGIRIATDEEPNFAFYTSRLGVRYADINELYKEKIQPNPKFKLKMLHFFINTGMKDTAYYWSELTRFMFKYCELKKICPDLDSIDIGGGLPIQTSLQFNYDYQQMIDEIVENIQWICNKNNVPVPHLFTEFGSYTVGESGAVIYQIIDQKLQNDKEMWYMIDGSFITHLPDSWGMNQKYIMLAVNNWDNPYQKVNIGGLTCDSQDFYNTEAHSADLYLPVFDLEKEEQFVGFFHTGAYQESLGGYGGIQHCLIPAPKHVLVDRDEQGNIVTRLFADQQGSDSMMSTLGYVRNEESAPLNPVEMDIEAVEEMAHS, from the coding sequence ATGAAAAGCACTTACACAAACCTAATTGAGCAGACGTTTGAATTTCCTACGCTGGAGTTTAACGTCCAAAACGATGAGTTATCGTTTAATAATGTTCCCCTTATGGACATTATTCGCCAGTATGGTACTCCTCTAAAACTTACCTATCTGCCCAAAATTGGCGAACACATTGGTAACGCCAAACAGTTTTTTAAAAACGCTTTTAAACGTTTTAACTACAAAGGGTCATATACGTACTGTTATTGTACCAAGTCCTCCCATTTTAGTTTTGTGCTTGAAGAAGCCCTCCAGCATAACATTCATCTCGAAACTTCCTCGGCATTTGATATTCCGATTGTGCGCAATTTGTACAATACAGGAAAGATTGCCAAAAGTACGTACATTATTTGTAATGGGTACAAATTGCCAAATTATCAAAAGGCTATTACTGAGTTAATTAACGAGGGTTTTAACGTTATGCCTGTATTGGATAATTTGCGCGAAATTGACTACTACTCAAAACATGTAACAGCAGAGTCGGTGAATTTTGGGATTCGGATTGCGACGGATGAGGAGCCAAATTTTGCTTTTTATACTTCTCGATTGGGCGTTCGATATGCCGATATCAATGAGTTGTACAAGGAAAAAATTCAGCCGAATCCTAAATTTAAGCTGAAAATGTTACACTTCTTCATTAATACGGGTATGAAAGATACGGCCTATTATTGGAGCGAGTTGACGCGCTTTATGTTTAAATACTGTGAATTGAAGAAAATCTGTCCTGATTTAGATTCAATTGACATTGGTGGTGGTTTGCCAATCCAAACTTCATTGCAATTTAACTACGATTATCAGCAAATGATTGACGAAATCGTGGAAAATATTCAGTGGATTTGTAATAAAAACAATGTGCCTGTTCCGCACTTGTTTACGGAGTTTGGAAGCTACACGGTAGGCGAAAGTGGAGCCGTGATTTACCAAATCATTGACCAAAAACTTCAAAATGATAAGGAGATGTGGTATATGATTGACGGGTCGTTTATCACACATTTGCCCGATTCGTGGGGAATGAACCAAAAATATATCATGTTGGCGGTCAATAATTGGGATAATCCATACCAAAAAGTAAATATTGGAGGACTCACCTGCGATTCTCAGGATTTTTATAACACTGAAGCGCACAGCGCCGACTTGTATTTGCCCGTTTTTGACCTTGAAAAAGAAGAACAATTCGTAGGATTCTTTCATACGGGGGCTTATCAAGAATCATTGGGTGGATACGGTGGTATTCAACATTGCTTGATTCCTGCACCTAAACATGTGTTGGTTGATCGTGATGAGCAAGGTAATATCGTTACGCGCTTGTTTGCTGACCAGCAAGGAAGTGATAGCATGATGTCAACTTTGGGCTACGTTCGTAATGAGGAATCTGCGCCTCTTAATCCTGTTGAGATGGACATAGAAGCAGTGGAAGAGATGGCGCATAGTTGA
- a CDS encoding HAD-IIIA family hydrolase has translation MKQKCIFLDRDGVLNQDLDGYLYRPEEMVIPDGVIEGLQQMKQAGYLLIVITNQAGIAKGLYTKEAVWQCHNHFQQQCGHLLDDLYYCSHHPDFDSHSLMRKPGSLMLEKAMAKYDIDPNYSWMVGDRPRDMQAGKRAGVRTIHLGTNPQESAGDQFATNFLAATQLVLRSES, from the coding sequence ATGAAACAGAAGTGCATTTTTTTGGATAGAGACGGAGTGCTCAACCAAGATTTAGACGGTTATTTATATCGTCCAGAAGAGATGGTTATTCCTGATGGAGTAATCGAAGGACTACAACAGATGAAACAAGCTGGCTATCTGTTGATTGTCATTACCAACCAAGCTGGTATAGCCAAAGGGCTATATACTAAAGAAGCGGTATGGCAATGCCACAACCACTTTCAACAACAGTGTGGGCATTTACTAGATGACTTATACTATTGCTCACATCATCCCGACTTTGACAGTCATTCGCTCATGCGAAAGCCTGGCTCATTGATGCTTGAAAAAGCAATGGCTAAATATGATATTGACCCCAACTATTCGTGGATGGTTGGGGACCGTCCGCGCGATATGCAAGCGGGCAAGCGCGCAGGAGTTCGCACCATTCATTTAGGTACGAATCCTCAAGAATCAGCAGGAGACCAATTTGCCACTAATTTCTTAGCCGCTACTCAGTTGGTATTACGTTCAGAATCTTAA
- a CDS encoding Lrp/AsnC family transcriptional regulator, with product MKLDQIDRKVLDILQANAKITNAQLSKEIGLSPAPTLERVKKLEQHGIIQSYHAQLDREKVGLGVTTFIQVTLVGHKRDVTESFVKRVNEIPEIIECHHITGSGDFLLKVISKDIASYQKLLLECINEIEEVANTQTMVILSTFKESKVLPIPY from the coding sequence ATGAAATTAGACCAGATAGACCGCAAGGTTTTGGATATTTTGCAAGCGAATGCAAAAATTACCAATGCCCAACTTTCTAAGGAAATAGGTCTTTCCCCTGCGCCCACCCTTGAGCGTGTTAAAAAACTTGAACAACACGGGATTATCCAGAGCTATCACGCTCAATTGGATCGTGAAAAAGTTGGTCTTGGCGTAACTACGTTTATCCAAGTTACTTTGGTGGGCCATAAAAGAGATGTGACAGAGTCGTTTGTGAAGAGGGTAAATGAAATTCCAGAAATCATAGAATGTCACCACATTACGGGTTCGGGCGACTTTTTGTTGAAAGTAATTTCAAAGGACATTGCGTCGTACCAAAAACTGCTTCTTGAGTGTATCAATGAGATTGAAGAAGTAGCAAATACCCAAACAATGGTGATTTTATCGACATTCAAGGAAAGCAAAGTTTTGCCAATTCCGTACTAG
- a CDS encoding valine--tRNA ligase, protein MISKTYNPRDIEDKWYSYWIENRYFNSKPNPDKEPYTIVIPPPNVTGVLHMGHMLNNTIQDVLVRKARMEGKEACWVPGTDHASIATEAKVVAMLKEKGIQKRDLTRDQFYEYAWEWTHKYGGIILQQLRKLGASCDWDRTRFTMEPSLYDAVIDTFIDLYNKGYIYRGHRMVNWDPQAKTTVSDEEVLTKEVMTKLCYLKYKISPQTPDGGLVEAEEEQYIIIATVRPETIMADSAICVHPDDERYKHLHGKKALIPLINREIPIITDEYVTMDFGTGGLKVTPAHDQNDYELGLKHNLPIIDILNEDGTLNEKAQILVGEDRFIARKKIIKLLDEAGFVEKIEDYKSNVGHSERTNAVIEPRLSLQWFVKMKELCQPALENVMNDNIQLVPPKFKNTYRVWMENVRDWNISRQLWWGQQIPAYYLQDGTVIVAKTKREALRKAQHEYQLFALTEEDLTQDPDVVDTWFSSWLWPITVFDGLKDPNNEDINYYYPTNDLVTAPEILFFWVARMIIAGYEFKGELPFRNVYLTGIVRDAKGRKMSKSLGNSPDPLDLIDKYGADGVRTGMLFSSPAGNDLLFDEKLCEQGRNFCNKIWNAFRLVKGWTVTSNEGGQVAALPIAWFEAKLNQTIAEVHDLFSKYRLSDALNVIYKLIWDDFCSQYLEMIKPGFEQPIDQATFDATIGFFDKLMALTHPFMPFITEEIWQDIRPRGEKESLCVAEFPKVAPFDATMLANFEIFFEVVTNVRNLRSTKNISPKTELPLTIKTENQALYQPFESLLVKLANISDISYTTGKAEGMSFLVKADEFFVNLEGELDVEAERENLQKELEYTLGFKKSVEAKLSNERFVQNAKADIVEKERQKLADAEAKIATIQEALARLS, encoded by the coding sequence ATGATTTCAAAAACCTACAATCCGCGCGACATCGAAGACAAATGGTACAGCTATTGGATTGAAAACCGCTATTTCAATTCAAAGCCCAATCCTGACAAAGAGCCTTATACCATCGTCATCCCTCCGCCCAACGTAACGGGGGTCTTACACATGGGGCACATGCTCAACAACACCATTCAGGATGTTCTCGTCCGCAAAGCGCGCATGGAAGGAAAAGAGGCTTGCTGGGTTCCTGGCACCGACCACGCTTCGATTGCGACCGAAGCCAAAGTAGTTGCCATGCTCAAAGAAAAAGGGATTCAAAAACGCGACTTAACTCGCGACCAATTCTACGAATATGCCTGGGAATGGACACACAAGTACGGTGGCATCATTCTTCAGCAGTTGCGTAAATTAGGGGCATCATGCGATTGGGATCGTACACGTTTTACGATGGAACCCTCTTTGTACGATGCCGTTATTGACACGTTTATCGACCTTTATAATAAAGGATATATTTACCGCGGTCACCGCATGGTCAACTGGGACCCTCAAGCCAAAACAACCGTTTCGGACGAAGAGGTATTGACCAAGGAGGTAATGACCAAATTGTGCTATTTGAAATATAAAATCAGCCCCCAAACCCCCGATGGGGGCTTAGTAGAAGCGGAAGAAGAGCAATATATCATCATCGCAACAGTTCGCCCAGAAACCATCATGGCGGACTCGGCCATTTGCGTTCACCCCGACGATGAACGCTACAAGCACCTGCACGGCAAAAAAGCGTTGATTCCGCTCATCAATCGTGAAATTCCTATTATTACCGACGAGTACGTTACGATGGATTTCGGAACGGGTGGTTTGAAAGTGACTCCTGCACACGACCAAAATGACTATGAATTGGGGCTTAAACATAACTTGCCCATCATTGATATTTTGAACGAAGACGGCACACTCAATGAAAAAGCGCAGATTTTAGTAGGTGAAGACCGTTTTATTGCACGTAAAAAAATCATTAAACTTCTTGATGAAGCGGGTTTTGTTGAAAAAATCGAAGACTACAAAAGTAACGTAGGCCATTCAGAACGTACCAACGCCGTTATTGAGCCTCGTTTGTCGTTGCAATGGTTTGTGAAGATGAAAGAGCTTTGCCAACCAGCCCTCGAAAACGTAATGAACGACAATATTCAGTTGGTACCGCCTAAGTTTAAGAATACCTACCGCGTGTGGATGGAGAACGTTCGCGACTGGAACATCAGCCGTCAGTTGTGGTGGGGGCAACAAATTCCTGCGTATTACCTCCAAGATGGAACGGTGATTGTAGCTAAAACCAAACGCGAAGCTTTACGCAAAGCACAACACGAATACCAGTTGTTTGCCCTCACGGAAGAAGATTTGACGCAAGACCCCGACGTAGTAGATACGTGGTTTAGCTCATGGTTGTGGCCAATAACCGTTTTCGATGGCTTGAAAGACCCTAACAACGAAGACATTAACTACTACTACCCTACCAATGACCTCGTGACCGCGCCCGAGATTTTGTTTTTCTGGGTAGCACGTATGATTATCGCTGGGTATGAGTTTAAAGGAGAGTTACCTTTCCGTAATGTATATCTAACAGGAATTGTTCGTGATGCCAAAGGACGTAAAATGTCAAAGTCATTGGGAAACTCACCTGACCCGTTGGATTTGATTGATAAATACGGAGCGGATGGGGTGCGTACGGGAATGTTATTCAGTTCGCCAGCAGGAAACGACCTTCTTTTTGACGAAAAACTTTGTGAGCAAGGGCGTAATTTCTGCAATAAAATTTGGAACGCTTTCCGTTTGGTAAAAGGATGGACAGTTACTTCCAATGAAGGAGGTCAAGTAGCCGCCCTCCCCATTGCATGGTTTGAGGCAAAATTGAACCAAACTATCGCCGAAGTACATGATTTATTCAGTAAATACCGTCTGTCAGATGCCCTCAATGTAATTTATAAACTCATTTGGGACGACTTCTGCTCGCAGTACCTCGAAATGATTAAACCTGGGTTTGAACAACCTATCGACCAAGCGACGTTTGATGCTACCATCGGCTTTTTTGATAAACTAATGGCATTGACGCATCCGTTCATGCCGTTTATTACGGAAGAAATTTGGCAAGACATCCGCCCACGCGGCGAAAAAGAGAGCCTTTGCGTAGCCGAATTCCCCAAAGTTGCGCCGTTTGATGCAACGATGTTGGCTAATTTTGAGATTTTCTTTGAGGTTGTTACCAACGTTCGTAACCTACGTAGCACCAAAAACATCAGCCCTAAAACGGAACTTCCGCTAACCATCAAAACTGAAAATCAAGCACTTTACCAACCATTTGAAAGCCTGCTTGTAAAGTTAGCGAACATTTCGGACATTAGTTACACCACGGGTAAAGCAGAAGGTATGTCGTTCTTGGTAAAAGCCGACGAGTTTTTTGTCAACTTGGAAGGTGAACTTGACGTAGAAGCCGAACGTGAAAATCTTCAAAAAGAGCTTGAATATACGCTAGGTTTCAAAAAATCGGTTGAAGCGAAACTTTCAAACGAACGCTTTGTACAAAATGCCAAAGCAGACATCGTTGAAAAAGAACGTCAAAAACTAGCCGATGCCGAGGCTAAAATTGCCACTATTCAAGAAGCATTGGCTCGTCTCAGTTAA
- a CDS encoding Rpn family recombination-promoting nuclease/putative transposase, which yields MTTKPLIRFDWAMKRLLRQKSNFVILEGFLSELLKEDIIIEQILESESNQESFEDKFNRVDILALNSKNELVIFEIQNNKQVDYFQRMLYGVSKVTTEYLGLGERYSRIKKVYSINIVYFDLGQGKDYVYYGKTDFVGIHQGDLLELSAKQKELFEKEAVYQLFPEFYVIKINNFNDLAKDTLDEWIYYLKNDEVLNNSKAKGLKEVAEYLKIQNLPEAEQNAYFKHIENKRIERSVIDTAVMDGIDIGRAEGRAEGIAEERARAEEEKRQLVLQTARNLKNLGLSNEQIAIATGLPVTTIETL from the coding sequence AGCCGCTGATTCGTTTTGACTGGGCCATGAAACGCCTCCTTCGTCAAAAATCCAATTTTGTGATTTTGGAAGGATTTTTGTCTGAACTTCTCAAAGAGGACATTATCATTGAACAAATTCTCGAAAGTGAGTCAAATCAAGAGAGCTTCGAAGACAAGTTCAATCGGGTGGACATTTTGGCATTGAACAGTAAGAATGAGTTAGTCATTTTCGAAATCCAAAACAACAAGCAGGTTGATTATTTCCAGCGAATGCTCTACGGAGTCTCTAAAGTGACCACCGAGTACCTTGGACTGGGTGAAAGGTACAGTCGAATCAAAAAAGTATATTCAATCAATATCGTCTATTTTGATTTAGGGCAAGGAAAGGACTACGTCTATTACGGAAAAACTGACTTTGTGGGCATCCATCAAGGCGACTTACTGGAGCTTTCTGCCAAACAAAAGGAATTATTTGAAAAAGAGGCGGTTTATCAACTTTTCCCAGAGTTCTACGTCATTAAAATCAACAATTTTAATGATTTGGCCAAAGACACCCTTGATGAATGGATTTATTACCTTAAAAATGACGAAGTTCTCAATAACTCTAAGGCAAAAGGACTAAAAGAGGTGGCAGAATATTTAAAAATACAAAACCTCCCCGAAGCCGAGCAGAATGCGTATTTCAAACACATCGAAAACAAACGCATCGAAAGAAGTGTCATCGACACCGCAGTCATGGATGGGATTGATATTGGCAGAGCTGAAGGCAGAGCCGAAGGAATTGCGGAAGAGCGAGCTAGGGCGGAAGAAGAGAAAAGACAGTTGGTGTTGCAAACCGCTCGAAATCTTAAAAACCTTGGTCTTTCCAACGAACAAATTGCCATTGCAACAGGGCTTCCTGTTACCACAATAGAAACGCTTTAA